A portion of the Macaca thibetana thibetana isolate TM-01 chromosome 9, ASM2454274v1, whole genome shotgun sequence genome contains these proteins:
- the LOC126962484 gene encoding uncharacterized protein LOC126962484: MQPLISALNIQTQTVQTQPAPRNTSEPCPLPACDAQEEHGDTVDGSIARTEPASGEIWRQTHTEGEYHVNTKAEISVMLANQGAPRITSKPPEARREAQDRSLPSTFSPRGLTNTLILGFCPPKL, translated from the exons ATGCAAccacttatttcagcattaaataTCCAGACACAGACAGTGCAGACCCAGCCTGCTCCAAGAAACACATCAGagccctgccctctgcctgccTGTGATGCCCAGGAAGAGCATGGGGATACTGTTGACGGCTCCATCGCAAGGACTGAGCCAGCTTCAG gggaaatttggagacagacacacacgGAGGGAGAGTATCATGTGAACACAAAGGCAGAGATCAGTGTGATGTTGGCAAACCAAGGAGCACCAAGGATTACCAGCAAGCCACCAGAAGCGAGGAGAGAGGCCCAGGACAGATCCCTCCCTAGCACCTTCAGCCCGCGTGGCCTCACTAACACTTTGATCTTGGGCTTCTgtcctccaaaactgtga